The Gracilimonas sp. genome includes a region encoding these proteins:
- a CDS encoding TM2 domain-containing protein, with protein MKKSEQYEMALLAEKALGKAEAKYAELMYELKQEEEYKASNLAVSVHDSIRNLSRKVEAYLKDQISIDKLIDEFVFEYDIIDGEMEIEKEASPRIKRLAKRLLSSYEDFIIKVGGKRKLKKLENTEVLAYPKKSKRKAYLFWLVGFFGILGFHRFYLGRTGTGIGWLLTGGLMGFGALYDLFALSKMVEEQNMYNELRSAKLKQLAGE; from the coding sequence ATGAAAAAATCTGAACAATACGAAATGGCGCTGCTGGCTGAAAAGGCGTTGGGGAAAGCCGAGGCAAAGTATGCCGAGCTGATGTATGAGCTTAAGCAGGAAGAGGAATATAAGGCAAGTAACCTTGCTGTTTCTGTTCATGATTCCATTCGAAATCTATCCCGTAAAGTGGAAGCCTACCTGAAAGATCAGATCTCAATCGATAAGCTGATTGATGAATTCGTGTTTGAGTACGATATCATCGACGGGGAGATGGAAATCGAAAAAGAAGCTTCTCCCAGGATAAAACGCCTTGCCAAACGGCTGCTTTCCAGCTACGAAGATTTTATCATTAAGGTAGGTGGGAAAAGAAAGCTCAAAAAGCTGGAAAACACCGAAGTGCTTGCCTATCCCAAAAAATCAAAGCGGAAAGCGTACCTGTTTTGGCTGGTTGGGTTTTTCGGCATCCTTGGCTTCCACCGTTTTTACCTGGGGCGAACCGGAACCGGTATCGGGTGGCTGCTTACCGGAGGGTTGATGGGCTTTGGCGCACTTTATGATCTGTTTGCTCTATCAAAAATGGTGGAGGAGCAGAATATGTATAATGAACTGCGATCTGCCAAATTGAAGCAACTGGCAGGAGAATAA
- the sthA gene encoding Si-specific NAD(P)(+) transhydrogenase, protein MKYDYDVIVIGSGPAGFSCAMQSSKFDKKVLVIEANEDSFGGTWINSGTIPSKALRETARIIQRFQNQFKDLAKEKAYQHHQMADLLMYKNQILESKNTKVKTDFDKNEIDTVRGHGKLNSEHEVEVETTDGTKKTYSAEYILVATGSKPVKPTGFDLDHDKVFDYTSILTLSHIPRRLVVVGSGVRALEYATTFSNLGSRVSILNEKDSFLPFLDNEISEQLQQILETQKIEVFSNAENIEINPNALRNTTEVKYNLRNDNEGGRDRVIETEHVLYLGGKVPNTDNLGLGEVGVELDEEGYVIVNNDNQSSVPNIYAGGDVKGFPAMASSAFSEGRIASCRMFGIEALDVPPEIPQAIYSIPEIASIGLTEKEAKAEGLDVTVGRAYYKNITQGDISNQQDGLLKLVFETETLKLVGIHILGERASDLIHLGQAVMSLGGDIRYFINHVLNYPTYSEAYRIAAFNGINRVYKAGVKYKKILKSKD, encoded by the coding sequence ATGAAGTACGATTACGACGTTATTGTTATTGGTAGCGGACCCGCCGGTTTTTCCTGCGCTATGCAGAGCTCTAAGTTCGACAAAAAAGTGTTGGTAATTGAAGCCAACGAAGATTCTTTTGGGGGAACCTGGATCAACTCCGGCACTATCCCGAGCAAAGCCCTCCGCGAAACAGCGCGCATCATCCAGCGCTTTCAAAATCAGTTTAAAGACCTGGCCAAAGAAAAAGCCTACCAGCACCACCAGATGGCCGACCTGCTGATGTACAAAAACCAGATTCTGGAAAGCAAGAATACGAAGGTTAAAACCGATTTTGATAAAAATGAAATTGATACTGTTCGTGGACACGGCAAGCTGAATAGCGAGCATGAAGTGGAAGTTGAAACCACCGATGGAACCAAAAAAACATATTCGGCCGAGTATATATTGGTTGCAACCGGCAGCAAACCTGTAAAACCAACAGGCTTTGACCTGGATCATGACAAGGTGTTTGACTATACCTCCATCCTTACGCTTTCTCATATTCCCCGCCGGCTGGTTGTTGTGGGGTCTGGAGTTCGGGCGCTCGAATATGCCACTACATTTTCTAACCTGGGAAGCCGGGTTTCGATCCTAAACGAAAAGGACAGTTTTCTCCCCTTTTTAGATAATGAGATCTCTGAACAGCTCCAGCAAATTTTAGAAACGCAGAAAATTGAAGTTTTCTCAAATGCTGAGAATATTGAAATCAACCCCAACGCCCTTCGAAACACTACCGAGGTTAAATACAACCTGCGAAATGATAATGAAGGCGGCCGTGACAGAGTAATCGAAACTGAACACGTGCTTTATCTTGGAGGTAAAGTTCCCAATACCGACAACCTCGGTCTTGGAGAAGTAGGCGTAGAACTTGATGAGGAAGGGTATGTAATTGTTAACAACGATAATCAATCTTCGGTGCCTAATATCTATGCCGGCGGCGATGTTAAAGGATTTCCCGCAATGGCCTCTTCTGCCTTTTCAGAAGGCCGGATTGCCTCTTGCCGTATGTTTGGCATTGAAGCGCTGGATGTGCCCCCCGAGATTCCACAAGCAATTTATTCGATTCCCGAAATTGCCAGCATTGGCCTCACCGAAAAAGAAGCAAAAGCAGAAGGACTGGATGTAACGGTTGGAAGAGCTTATTACAAAAATATTACCCAGGGAGATATCAGTAACCAGCAGGATGGATTGTTAAAACTGGTTTTTGAAACCGAGACCTTAAAACTGGTGGGAATTCACATTTTAGGGGAGCGTGCCAGCGACCTGATTCACCTCGGGCAAGCGGTTATGTCGTTAGGCGGAGATATCCGATACTTTATAAATCACGTTTTGAACTACCCGACTTACAGTGAAGCTTATCGAATTGCTGCTTTCAACGGAATCAACCGCGTGTACAAAGCGGGGGTGAAGTACAAGAAAATCCTCAAAAGCAAAGATTAG
- a CDS encoding BrxA/BrxB family bacilliredoxin, with product MQFGFGVGPDTSWMREELTQFGVEELKTTEDVDRAMNEYKGTMLLAINSVCGCAAGNARPGLGIALEQSEVKPDHMVTVFAGQDKEATAHARDYFSEYPPSSPAFAYFVDGEIKAMIPRHRIEGRTKDEVAADLKMVFEAFSKENREKAEKE from the coding sequence ATGCAATTTGGATTTGGCGTAGGCCCCGATACTTCCTGGATGCGAGAAGAACTCACCCAATTTGGGGTAGAGGAATTAAAGACGACTGAAGATGTAGATCGTGCAATGAATGAATATAAAGGCACGATGCTATTAGCCATCAATTCTGTTTGTGGATGTGCGGCAGGTAATGCCCGTCCTGGACTTGGAATTGCCCTGGAGCAATCGGAAGTAAAACCGGATCATATGGTAACGGTATTTGCCGGTCAGGATAAAGAAGCCACGGCTCATGCCCGCGATTACTTTTCCGAGTACCCACCATCTTCTCCGGCATTTGCCTATTTCGTAGATGGAGAAATCAAAGCTATGATTCCCCGTCACCGAATTGAAGGCCGTACAAAAGATGAAGTAGCGGCCGACCTGAAGATGGTTTTCGAAGCATTTTCGAAGGAAAACAGAGAAAAAGCTGAGAAAGAGTAA
- a CDS encoding type IV toxin-antitoxin system AbiEi family antitoxin encodes MNQAILEKALANLPAEIGHETEWETYVPDNNFRVDAKVTFNPHRKKAIVRNAEIKKEIRKHHIPQLKELQDKIGPIMLVAERLYPNIKMLLNEAGIDWIDVAGNIHLEEAETLIWIDRHTTTPIQQKKNRAFTKTGLKVVFLFLHDETWLNKTYREIAEAADVALGNIKHVLDGLKDHEFIYAKNKDVIKLKNRDKLLDQWITAFADELKPRIQKGRYTFMNKDVEQNWKELPLDDHDMWGGEPAADLLTNDLKPMEYTLYTQKNRAELMKKFKLVPDENGKVEIREPYWTVENGLPNIAPRIVVYTDLMVTGDPRNIKIAEEIYAEAPTDKA; translated from the coding sequence ATGAATCAAGCTATCCTCGAAAAAGCACTTGCGAATCTTCCAGCAGAGATCGGTCATGAGACGGAATGGGAGACCTACGTCCCTGATAATAATTTCAGAGTTGATGCCAAAGTAACATTCAACCCACATAGAAAGAAAGCCATTGTCCGAAATGCGGAGATCAAAAAGGAGATTCGTAAACACCATATTCCCCAATTGAAAGAGCTACAGGATAAAATAGGTCCCATAATGTTGGTGGCTGAAAGACTATATCCTAACATAAAGATGCTCTTGAATGAGGCGGGGATTGATTGGATAGATGTGGCCGGAAACATTCATTTAGAAGAAGCGGAAACGCTTATATGGATTGATCGTCATACCACAACTCCCATTCAGCAAAAGAAAAACCGGGCTTTTACCAAAACCGGATTAAAAGTGGTTTTCCTCTTTCTTCATGATGAAACTTGGCTAAATAAAACGTATCGGGAAATAGCTGAGGCAGCGGATGTCGCACTGGGAAACATTAAGCATGTCTTGGATGGGCTGAAAGACCATGAATTTATATATGCCAAAAATAAAGACGTAATTAAGCTAAAAAACAGAGATAAGCTTTTAGATCAATGGATTACAGCCTTTGCGGATGAACTCAAACCTCGTATTCAAAAAGGTCGATATACATTCATGAATAAAGATGTTGAGCAGAACTGGAAGGAATTACCACTAGATGATCATGATATGTGGGGAGGTGAACCGGCAGCTGATCTCTTAACGAATGACCTCAAACCTATGGAGTACACACTCTATACCCAAAAGAATCGGGCTGAGCTCATGAAAAAGTTTAAGCTAGTTCCCGATGAAAATGGTAAAGTTGAAATCAGGGAACCTTACTGGACGGTAGAGAATGGGCTTCCAAATATAGCTCCTCGCATTGTTGTTTATACTGATTTAATGGTTACCGGTGACCCAAGAAATATCAAAATAGCTGAAGAAATTTATGCGGAAGCCCCTACAGATAAAGCTTGA
- a CDS encoding superoxide dismutase, whose translation MAYSLPDLPYDYDALEPNVDARTMEIHHTKHHQGYTNKVNAALEGHDFADLDIEEVLRRIDEVPADKKQAVINNGGGYANHKLFWTILSPNGGGEPEGDLADAINDTYGSFEKFKEEFSNAAGSRFGSGWAWLSVDGNGNLHVHSTANQDSPLMKGFTPILGLDVWEHAYYLNYQNRRPDYVSAFWNVINWDQVAENYKAAK comes from the coding sequence ATGGCTTATTCTCTACCCGATCTCCCATACGATTACGATGCACTTGAACCCAATGTGGATGCACGTACTATGGAGATCCATCACACCAAACACCATCAGGGTTACACGAACAAAGTAAATGCAGCCCTTGAAGGTCACGACTTTGCGGATCTTGATATCGAAGAAGTATTACGCAGAATCGATGAAGTACCTGCCGATAAGAAACAAGCTGTAATCAATAACGGTGGCGGATATGCTAACCACAAACTGTTCTGGACTATTCTTTCTCCAAACGGTGGCGGAGAACCGGAAGGTGATTTAGCGGATGCTATCAATGATACTTATGGCAGTTTTGAGAAATTTAAAGAAGAGTTTTCAAATGCAGCCGGTTCTCGTTTCGGATCCGGATGGGCGTGGTTGTCAGTTGACGGCAATGGCAATCTTCACGTGCATTCTACAGCAAACCAAGACAGCCCGCTAATGAAAGGATTTACTCCTATTCTCGGACTGGATGTTTGGGAGCACGCATATTATTTGAATTATCAGAACCGACGTCCCGATTACGTTTCCGCTTTCTGGAATGTGATTAACTGGGATCAGGTTGCTGAAAATTACAAAGCCGCTAAGTAA
- a CDS encoding DUF429 domain-containing protein, which produces MKTAGIDGCKAGWILITFDEGEEKYEVLRDREALKEAFETYDRVFIDMPIGLEDEDYTREADALLRKKLGGEYASSVFSPPIRPALTAPSYVEANMISHEYTDKKLTLQAWNITPKIQMVDELLRADKELVDKVLEAHPELLFQKLNGGMIYQKKNLKKGIKHRLKLIEDREPIAEDFFRDIKEDFRRNEVEEDDIVDAMVLAYCAKISEEEGIKTLPEEFEHDSEGMRKAVHYV; this is translated from the coding sequence GTGAAAACCGCTGGAATTGATGGCTGTAAAGCAGGCTGGATCCTCATCACTTTTGATGAAGGGGAAGAAAAATACGAGGTACTTCGTGACCGGGAAGCACTGAAAGAAGCTTTTGAAACCTATGATCGGGTTTTCATCGATATGCCGATTGGCCTTGAAGATGAAGATTATACCCGGGAAGCCGATGCCCTGCTTCGGAAAAAACTAGGGGGCGAATATGCATCCAGTGTATTCAGTCCGCCTATACGTCCGGCATTAACTGCTCCTTCGTATGTGGAAGCCAATATGATCAGCCATGAATACACCGATAAAAAGCTGACCCTGCAGGCCTGGAACATCACTCCGAAAATTCAAATGGTGGATGAGCTGCTTAGGGCAGATAAAGAGTTGGTGGATAAGGTGTTGGAAGCTCACCCGGAGCTGCTGTTTCAGAAGTTAAACGGCGGGATGATTTATCAGAAGAAGAACCTGAAGAAGGGGATTAAGCATCGGTTAAAGCTTATCGAAGACCGGGAGCCTATAGCTGAGGACTTTTTCCGTGATATCAAGGAAGATTTCCGGCGCAATGAAGTGGAAGAAGACGATATTGTGGATGCTATGGTGCTCGCCTACTGCGCCAAGATTTCGGAGGAAGAAGGCATCAAAACACTGCCCGAGGAATTTGAACACGATTCCGAAGGCATGCGCAAAGCGGTACACTACGTGTAG
- the aspS gene encoding aspartate--tRNA ligase yields the protein MTLKRTHTCGELTAKNIGDEVILNGWVGPRRDLGGVIFIDLRDRYGVTQVVFTEDDDQLHEKAEQLRSEYVIGIKGKVITRGEGNINPKLPTGEIEIEASELVIYSEAETTPFEIKDDIKTNEDTRLKYRYLDLRRPEVQQKLMLRSKFYQSVRSFYHECDFAEVETPVLMRSTPEGARDYLVPSRVNPGKFFALPQSPQTYKQLLMVSGYDRYFQIVKCFRDEDLRADRQPEFTQIDVEMSFVDEEDIYSHHEQLMKKVFKETIGAEIETPFPRMTYNEAMNTYGSDKPDTRFGLEFADFSEIVKDAEFKVFSGTVKNGGGVVGITVPGQGDMGRGAIDRLTDRVKEETGAGGLIYIKMQEDGPLCSVAKFLTDEIVEQMVEEAGAGQGDLVLILAGPKPDVLKQLGQLRLMMGKEFNLIDESKYNFLWVTEFPLLEWDEETRRYHAMHHPFTSPKAEDVELMDSDPAKVRARAYDLVLNGNEIGGGSIRIHDQKMQSRMFELLGIGDKEAREKFGFLLDAFKYGAPPHGGIAFGVDRIVMLLTGAKSLRDVIAFPKNQKAQSMMDNSPDVVDEDQLDELHISIKKNIKDQLL from the coding sequence ATGACCCTTAAAAGAACACATACCTGCGGAGAACTTACCGCAAAAAATATTGGCGACGAAGTAATTTTAAACGGATGGGTTGGCCCGCGCCGCGATTTAGGCGGTGTAATTTTTATTGATTTGAGAGACCGCTATGGCGTAACCCAGGTTGTTTTTACTGAAGATGACGATCAGCTGCATGAAAAAGCGGAGCAGCTTCGATCCGAATATGTGATTGGGATTAAAGGGAAAGTTATTACGCGGGGTGAGGGGAACATCAACCCGAAACTGCCAACCGGTGAAATTGAGATTGAAGCTTCTGAGCTGGTGATCTATTCGGAGGCCGAGACCACCCCGTTCGAGATCAAAGATGACATCAAGACCAACGAAGATACACGCCTTAAGTACCGGTACCTGGATTTACGCCGCCCGGAAGTACAGCAAAAGCTGATGCTGCGCTCTAAATTCTATCAGTCGGTGCGTTCTTTTTATCACGAGTGTGATTTTGCTGAAGTGGAAACCCCTGTTTTGATGCGCAGTACCCCGGAAGGCGCCCGCGACTATTTGGTGCCCAGCCGAGTAAATCCCGGTAAGTTTTTTGCCCTGCCTCAGAGTCCGCAGACCTATAAGCAGCTGCTGATGGTTTCCGGTTATGACCGGTATTTTCAGATTGTGAAGTGTTTCCGGGATGAGGACTTGCGTGCCGATCGTCAGCCTGAGTTTACCCAGATTGATGTGGAGATGAGCTTTGTGGATGAGGAGGATATCTACAGCCACCATGAGCAATTAATGAAAAAGGTATTCAAAGAAACTATTGGGGCAGAGATAGAGACGCCTTTTCCGCGAATGACCTATAACGAGGCTATGAACACCTATGGCAGCGATAAGCCGGACACCCGGTTTGGACTGGAGTTCGCCGATTTTTCTGAGATTGTGAAAGATGCTGAGTTCAAAGTGTTTTCCGGAACCGTAAAAAACGGCGGTGGCGTGGTTGGTATTACCGTGCCCGGACAAGGAGATATGGGCCGAGGAGCCATTGACCGACTCACCGATCGTGTGAAAGAGGAAACCGGTGCCGGAGGGCTGATCTACATCAAGATGCAGGAAGACGGTCCACTTTGCAGCGTAGCGAAATTCCTGACGGATGAAATTGTAGAGCAGATGGTGGAAGAAGCAGGAGCCGGGCAAGGGGATCTTGTGTTAATTCTTGCCGGACCGAAGCCGGATGTGCTCAAACAACTGGGCCAGCTTCGCCTGATGATGGGCAAAGAGTTTAACCTGATTGATGAATCAAAGTACAACTTCCTGTGGGTAACGGAATTTCCACTGCTGGAGTGGGATGAAGAGACTCGCCGCTACCACGCCATGCATCATCCGTTCACTTCTCCAAAAGCGGAAGATGTGGAGCTGATGGATTCTGATCCGGCTAAAGTACGAGCCCGAGCCTACGATCTGGTATTGAATGGGAATGAAATTGGCGGCGGATCGATTAGGATTCATGACCAAAAAATGCAGAGCAGAATGTTTGAGCTGCTGGGAATTGGCGACAAAGAAGCCCGGGAGAAATTCGGTTTCCTGCTGGATGCCTTTAAATACGGTGCACCACCACACGGCGGAATTGCTTTTGGCGTAGATCGTATTGTGATGTTGCTGACCGGCGCGAAGAGCCTCCGTGATGTAATCGCTTTCCCGAAAAACCAGAAAGCGCAAAGTATGATGGATAATTCACCGGATGTGGTGGACGAAGATCAGCTTGATGAACTGCATATTTCCATTAAGAAAAATATTAAGGACCAACTATTGTGA
- a CDS encoding nucleotidyl transferase AbiEii/AbiGii toxin family protein, whose translation MRKPLQIKLEDLRQDQLKELLQVVEKVFIQSEVDFYLLGAIARDTWYAKEQIESRATRDVDFAVYISEKEKYDEVLEELINNHGFNEIKDVPFRLQTPFTFTIDIIPFGEISIDEAVIPDESWDRPIFVNGFEEIFKKATIQVKDEGDNLEFKVATLPAILLLKLIAYDDRPEKRTQDPQDIAQIIINYFEVEKEMIWEEHHDLFDEDSDLIEIGVRVIGREISEILSENKTLKDRVLNILSLEDRVQKNMAEAMVNDDLTLEKVEGWFTLIKEEIEEE comes from the coding sequence ATGCGGAAGCCCCTACAGATAAAGCTTGAAGATCTGCGGCAAGATCAGCTAAAAGAGCTGCTACAAGTAGTAGAAAAAGTGTTCATACAAAGTGAAGTAGATTTCTATCTGCTTGGAGCTATCGCAAGGGATACCTGGTATGCTAAAGAACAAATTGAGTCTCGGGCTACACGTGATGTTGATTTTGCTGTTTATATATCAGAAAAGGAGAAATATGACGAGGTTTTAGAAGAGCTCATTAACAATCATGGGTTCAATGAAATAAAAGATGTTCCTTTTCGTCTCCAGACACCATTTACTTTTACTATCGATATCATTCCATTTGGTGAAATCAGTATAGATGAGGCCGTTATACCTGATGAGAGCTGGGATAGACCAATTTTTGTGAACGGCTTTGAAGAGATATTCAAGAAAGCAACGATCCAAGTTAAAGACGAAGGTGATAATCTGGAGTTTAAGGTGGCAACGCTTCCAGCCATCCTATTATTAAAATTGATTGCATATGATGATCGTCCTGAAAAGCGGACCCAAGATCCCCAAGACATTGCTCAAATCATTATAAATTATTTTGAAGTTGAAAAGGAGATGATCTGGGAAGAGCATCATGATCTATTTGATGAAGATTCAGATCTGATTGAAATTGGAGTTAGGGTAATAGGTCGTGAAATCAGTGAAATATTGAGTGAAAATAAAACACTGAAAGATCGGGTATTAAACATTTTATCTCTTGAGGATCGGGTCCAAAAAAATATGGCGGAAGCTATGGTAAATGATGATTTGACCTTAGAAAAAGTTGAAGGTTGGTTTACTCTTATAAAAGAGGAAATTGAGGAAGAATAG
- a CDS encoding response regulator, which yields METNRMAMNGEISKKAIIVEDNLILSLLYENYLKEMVFKTVGEITSGEKAVELVKKYTPDVVIMDIMLDGKIDGVEAAAEIRKFSSAPIVFITANTDPAHLKRAENITNSKFLRKPISEDKLKKAVNYLLSGKPKV from the coding sequence TTGGAAACAAATCGGATGGCTATGAACGGCGAAATTTCCAAGAAAGCTATTATTGTAGAAGATAATCTCATTCTTTCGCTTCTGTATGAGAATTATCTCAAAGAAATGGTTTTTAAAACCGTGGGGGAAATCACCAGCGGTGAAAAAGCCGTGGAGCTTGTCAAAAAATATACGCCGGATGTAGTGATTATGGATATCATGCTGGATGGAAAAATTGATGGAGTTGAAGCTGCTGCTGAGATCCGTAAATTTTCATCGGCACCCATTGTTTTTATTACAGCGAATACAGATCCAGCTCATTTAAAAAGAGCCGAAAATATTACTAATTCCAAGTTTCTGCGAAAGCCTATCTCCGAAGATAAACTCAAGAAAGCAGTGAACTATCTCTTGTCGGGTAAACCCAAGGTTTAG
- a CDS encoding BsuPI-related putative proteinase inhibitor yields the protein MRSLVLLFSILFFFSSCDELPFLSAGSGTNDAMKLKVTADNIEVMQHIEADFIFTNVTNKKVEYGFPSSCQHGFKVKKGDEVLFNSQYAYACLTVVTSFELAPGESKTFKIDLSNGGDYEYLESGIYTLEAFLLTEDSDTVSTTFEVE from the coding sequence ATGCGATCATTAGTGCTACTATTTTCGATTTTGTTTTTCTTTTCATCCTGTGATGAGTTGCCATTTCTTAGTGCAGGAAGCGGAACTAATGATGCCATGAAGCTTAAAGTGACTGCTGACAACATAGAAGTTATGCAGCATATCGAAGCAGATTTCATCTTCACGAATGTGACCAATAAAAAAGTAGAGTATGGATTCCCATCAAGCTGCCAACATGGATTTAAAGTGAAGAAAGGTGATGAAGTGCTTTTCAACAGTCAGTATGCATATGCATGTTTGACTGTAGTAACTAGCTTTGAATTAGCCCCAGGAGAGAGCAAAACGTTCAAAATTGATTTGAGCAATGGTGGGGACTATGAATACCTTGAGTCCGGGATTTATACCTTAGAAGCTTTTCTGTTAACTGAAGACAGCGACACGGTTTCAACTACTTTTGAAGTTGAGTAG
- a CDS encoding response regulator transcription factor — MSKIDTIVADGNEIFRYGLSSILRDHGAFNICSEIDNGALVLTAFESVKPQLCILSFSMPEMEGIIIARKIISKNPDANILLLADDTDQKTLNEFLDSGAFGLIHKSAHHLELIDAAEKVSEGERFLGKQFSRMMTEEYIRLAKKKKRPGDPIKSITNREREILGLLTEGLTSTEIASKLYISPRTVEKHRTNLLKKLKLKNTAALVRFAMENEQALL; from the coding sequence ATGTCTAAAATTGATACAATTGTTGCGGACGGCAACGAAATTTTCAGGTATGGACTGAGCTCCATTTTGCGAGATCACGGTGCATTTAATATTTGCAGCGAGATTGACAATGGCGCTCTTGTGCTTACTGCTTTCGAGAGCGTGAAGCCCCAATTATGTATCCTTTCTTTTTCCATGCCTGAGATGGAAGGCATTATCATCGCCCGGAAGATTATCTCAAAAAACCCGGATGCCAACATCCTGCTGCTTGCCGACGACACCGATCAAAAGACCCTCAACGAATTTTTGGATTCCGGTGCCTTTGGCCTGATTCATAAATCGGCCCATCACCTTGAACTGATAGATGCAGCAGAGAAAGTCTCGGAAGGCGAACGTTTTCTTGGTAAACAATTCTCCCGAATGATGACCGAGGAGTACATCCGCTTGGCCAAGAAAAAGAAACGTCCAGGCGATCCTATTAAATCCATTACCAATCGCGAACGGGAGATATTGGGACTTCTCACGGAAGGACTCACCAGCACCGAAATTGCATCCAAGCTTTACATCAGTCCCCGCACCGTTGAAAAGCACCGGACAAATTTACTGAAGAAATTAAAGCTGAAAAATACAGCCGCTTTGGTCCGCTTTGCGATGGAGAATGAACAAGCACTTTTATAG